TAATGCCAAAATGGTAAATCTTGCCACGAATTTCGGTTCGATCTGCCTGTTTATTTCAAAGGGAAAAGTGATCTGGGCCATTGCGCTCCCGATGGCTTTGTGCAATGCCGCCGGTGGTTTCATCGGGGCTAAAGTCGCGATTGCCAGGGGAAATGCGTTTATCAGGGTGTTTTTTCTTGTCGTGATTGTTGGCACGCTGGCGCGATTCGCCTACGATGTGGTTACGCACAGGTAACGCGGCGCCGCGCCAGGGATGGGAGCGGCAGCCCGCAGCCTGGAAGGCGAGGACTACAGCGGACAGCGCGGCCCGGAGGGGGCGCCCTGAGTCAGCTCCCATGCTGGTGTCCAAGCGCAAAAAGCCGGAACAGTTTCGGCCTGAATAGATTCCGGTGCACTTGTTATTGCTGAAGCAGCGCGTCCAGATTGGTGAGTGCCGCAGTGAAACCTTCTTTAAAGCCCATGCTCATGATCATTTCAAGATCTTCCGGTTTTTCGTACGTCAGCGTCACGTTGATAAAAGTGTGATTGCCTTCAGGGCGGAACGTCACGTGCCAGTCCGTACGCGGAAAATCGTGATTGGTATTCCAGTTTTCGTCGCAGAATGCATCGAGTCCGGTGAATGATTTTTCAACCTCGACGGTTTTGTAATCTGCGCGGCAGCGGTGTTCGTCGCCCTGAGGCCCCAGCATCGAGTAGAACCAAGAGCCGCCTTCCCTGAAATCCATGCTTTTGGTCTGGGCGCGATATGGTTTCGGTGCCCACCATTGGTCAAGGATTTCGCTGGTTGTCCAGGCTTTCCAGACGGTACTGACCGGCGCTGCGAATGTCCTTTTTACGTGAATTTTGTTGCTTTCTTTGTCTACGGTAAAATCGGTTTGAAAATTTTTCATGTCATTTGGTATTCATCGTTAGTAATATCTTGTCGAGTTCGTTAAAGCGGTCTTGCCAGATTTCGCGGAATTTCTGAAGCCACGCATCTATTTCTTTCATTTTTGAAGGATTAAGCTGATAATATATTTCCCTGCCTGACTGTTGCTGGCGCAGCAATTCGCATTCAGACAGGATCCTGATGTGCTTTGACACCGCCTGCCTGCTGCTTTGAAAGTGTTCTGCAATGGCGTTAGGTGTCATCGCCTGGGATGCGATAAGCAGTAAAATCGCCCGTCGCGTGGGATCAGCGATTGCCTGGAAAGTGTCTCTTCTGGTGTCCATGGGGATATATATGAAACTATTCGGTTGCAAATATAAATGCAATTATTCGGTTGCGCAAGTATATTTTGAAAAATTTTAAATCACAATGGCAGGGTAGGATCGACTGCGTGTCGGTTTTGACTATATTTACGGTTATAAATCATACCGACGATGAAAAAAATATTATTGTTCCTGCTGGCAGCTGCCGTCTTCTCCTGTAAAAATGACAAAGCCAGTCCCGAATTGCAAAAGGAAGTGCAAACCTATCTCGATGGCTACAATAAGGAATACCAGCGGCTCAATGTGCTGGTCAATGAAACCTCCTGGCAGATGCAGATTCACATTGTGGAAGGCGATTCGACCAATGCGGTGGCGAACAACAAGGCGCAGGAAGAATATGCCAGGTTTACAGGCAGCAGTTCCAATATCAATACGGCTAAAAAGTTCCTTGAGCATCCAGAAGAATTGACGGCGCTGCAGCTCAAGCAACTCAAAAGCATTCTCTATAAAGCCGCAAACAATCCCGAAACGCTGAAAGATGTGGTTACCGCCAGGATAAAGGCGGAGACGAGACAAACTGAAAACCTGTTCGGATTTGACTTCAAAATGGATGGCAAATCGGTTTCCGCAAATGACATCGATGCGGTGCTTTCCGATGAAACCAATCTCGCAAAAAGGCGTAAAGCGTGGGAAGCCAGCAAGGAAGTCGGGAAGGGCCTCAAGCCCGGCCTTGCGAAACTGCGCGACCTCAGGAATCAAACGGTTCAGGGACTGGGCTATAAGGATTTTTTCGATTACCAGGTTTCGGATTATGGCATGACAACTGACGAAATGCTCGCGATGCTCAAGCAGTTTAATAAGGATTTGTACCCGCTGTTCCGCGAACTGCACACGTATGCCCGTTATGAATATGCAAAGAAATATGGTGTAAAAAACGTACCGGACATGCTTCCTGCCGACTGGCTCCCGAATCGTTGGGGCCAGGATTGGAGCAGCCTGGTTGACGTGAAGGGTGTTGACCTGGATGCTGCGGTAAAACCTAAAGGCGCCGAGTGGATCGTAAAGCAGGGCGAGCGGTTTTATGTGAGTATCGGCTTTCCGGAGTTGCCCAAAACGTTCTGGGACAAATCCGACCTGTATCCTGCGCCGGCGGGTGCCGCATACAAGAAGAACAACCACGCTTCTGCCTGGCATATGGATCTGGATAAGGATGTGCGGTCATTAATGAGCGTCGAGCCCAACAGCGAATGGTATGAAACATCGCACCATGAGTTGGGTCACATTTACTATTACCTGTCGTACAGCACGCCTGAAGTTCCGTATTTGCTGCGTGAGGGCGCTAATCGTGCGTATCATGAAGCATTGGGCAGCCTGATGGGGATGGCAGCGATGCAAAAGCCATTTATGGAAAACCTTGGGCTGATCCCGAAAGGCACGAAATCAGATGAGATGCAGACCTTGTTGAAAGAAGCCTTGAATTACGTCGTTTTTATCCCTTTCAGTACCGGGACAATGAGCATGTTCGAGCATGATCTGTATGCAAACAACCTGCCCGCCGACCAGTTCAACAAGCGCTGGTGGGAACTCGCGGCGCAATACCAGGGTATTGTCCCGCCGACGGAAAGGGGCGAGGAATTCTGCGATGCGGCGACCAAAACGCACATCAACGATGACGCCGCACAATATTATGATTACGCACTGTCATACATATTGTTGTTCCAGATCCACGATCACATTGCAAAAAATATCCTGCACCAGGATCCGCACGCGACCAATTACTATGGGAATAAGGAAGTCGGGAAGTTCATACAGGACATCATGAAATCCGGTGCCACGGGAGACTGGCGTAAGTTGCTGCGTGAAAAAACCGGCACCGACCTGAGTGCCAAAGCGATGCTTGAATACTTCAGTCCACTGATGGATTACCTCAAAGAAGCGAACAAGGGCAGGAAATACACAATGCCGGCGCTGAAATAGTCTGCCGTCAGATACCTGACCATTCATGATAAAAAAGCTTCCGAATGAGGAAGCTTTTTTTGTTACACCTTTCCCTGATGCCTTGCATCGTAGTCAATCATCCATTCAATGCCGTATTTGTCACGGAACATCCCGAAGTAAGAGCCCCACGGACTGTCCATTATCGGCATTTCGACCTCGCCGCCTTCCGACAGTGCCTCGAATAACCTGTCCGCCTCTTCCTTGCTTTCGGCACCGATCGAAATCTTGCTCCTGTTTTCCCTTTCATTTGTTTTTCCCATAAACGAGGGAACATCGTTGCCCATCAGTACATTCGGGCCGATGGTCAGGGCAATATGCATGATCTTGTTTTCCTCGCCTGCAGGGACCGGGAAGTCGGGATTCGGAAAGTCCTTAAACCGGACGACGTTCGCAAATTCGCCCCCGAAGGCCGCCTTATAGAACTGAAACGCTTCTTCGGCATTGCCGTTGAAATTGATGTGTGGATTGATTAACGCCATAAACTTTGATTTTTTTTTGATTTATAAATATTTGATATTTCAAAAATAGCCCAAAAACATGGATTGAAAAGGGACAAAAACGTAAAACACAGGGGGATTTGCGACACGTGCCGGACAATTCCCAATCCTTGAATAAACACGTTCCTTAATCGCCAAATTCATTATCTTTGTGCTCTACACGTAACAGAACATGCAACACCATATCAGCCAGTTAAACGAAGCCCAGCAACAACCAGTTTTACATAAAGACGGCCCCATGATCATTATCGCGGGCGCCGGATCGGGCAAGACCCGCGTACTGACCATCCGCATCGCTTACCTGATGAGCCAGGGCGTTGATGCTTTCAATATCCTGGCGCTTACTTTTACCAATAAGGCGGCGCGGGAAATGAAGAAGCGGATTTCAGATATCGTCGGCTCGACCGAAGCCAAAAACCTGTGGATGGGTACTTTTCACTCGGTATTTGCCAGGATACTGCGCGCTGAGGCTGACAAGCTGGGCTACCCGTCAAACTTTACGATTTACGACACGCAGGATTCGGTACGGCTCATTTCTGCCATTATTAAGGAAATGCAGCTGGACAAGGACATTTACAAACCAAAGCAGGTTTTCGGAAGGATTTCGTCCTATAAAAACAGCCTTATTACCGTAAAGGCATATTTTAATGATCCCGAGTTACAGGAGGCTGATGCGATGTCAAAAAAGCCACGCATGGGGGAAATTTATCAAAATTATGTAGACCGCTGCTTTAAGGCGGGCGCCATGGATTTTGACGATTTGTTGCTTAAGACCAACGAACTCCTGAATCGGTTTCCGGATGTGCTGCTTAAATACCAGCATCGTTTTAAATACATCCTTGTTGACGAGTACCAGGATACAAATCACTCGCAATACCTCATTGTGCGCGCGCTTTCTGACCGTTTCCAGAATATTTGTGTGGTGGGAGACGATGCGCAGAGTATTTACGCTTTCCGCGGCGCGAACATCAACAACATCCTGAATTTCCAGAAGGATTATGAAGGCGTGAAGACCTATCGCCTCGAACAGAATTATCGTTCCTCGAAGAATATTGTCGAGGCCGCAAACTCCATCATCGACAAGAATAAGGTCAAGCTCGACAAGATTGTCTGGACCGCAAATGATGATGGGCCTCCAATCAAGGTCCACCGCAGCATGACTGACGGTGAAGAAGGGCGTTTCGTAGCCAGTACCATCTTCGAAACCAAGATGCAGAAGCAGTTGATGAACAACCAGTTTGCCATACTGTACCGCACCAATGCCCAGTCGCGCGCGATGGAAGACGCGTTGCGCAAGCGTGACATTCCCTACCGGATTTACGGCGGGTTGTCATTTTATCAAAGAAAAGAAATCAAGGATGTCCTTTGTTACCTCCGCCTGGTTTTGAATCCAAAGGATGAGGAAGCACTGATACGCGTCATTAATTATCCGGCACGTGGCATCGGCGATACGACTATCGAGAAGCTGACCATTGCGGCAAACCACTACAAGCGATCGATTTTCGAGGTAATGCAGCACATCGACAAAATAGACCTCAAGCTGAATTCGGGTACCAAAAACAAGCTCCAGGACTTCGTCACGATGATCCGCAGCTTTCAGGTGCTGAATGAAACACATGATGCGTTTTTTATGGCCGACCATGTGACCAAAAAAACGGGGCTTGTGCAGGAATTGAAAAAGGATGCGACGCCGGAAGGCATTGCGCGGATTGAAAATATTGAGGAATTGCTCAACGGTATGAAGGATTTCATCGAGGGGCAGAAGGAAATTGACGGCGCCCGCGGCTCCCTGTCCGAATTCATGGAGGATGTCGCCCTCGCTACCGACCTGGATAACGATCCGGGCGATGACGACCGCGTGGCCCTGATGACCATCCACCTCGCCAAAGGACTTGAATTTCCGTACGTGTTCATTGTAGGAATGGAAGAGGATTTATTTCCGAGCGCGATGAGCATGAGCACCCGAAGCGAACTCGAGGAAGAACGCCGCCTGTTTTACGTAGCCCTGACGCGCGCGGAACACCAGGCCTACCTGACCTACGCGCAGTCGCGTTACCGTTGGGGCAAACTGAGCGACAGTGAGCCTTCACGCTTCATCGATGAGATTGACGGGCAGTACCTCGAGTACCTTACGCCCGAAGAAAGCAATTACCGCTACCGCCCTATGATTGACATTGATATTTTCGGCGATGTTGATAAGTCGAAACTCAGGCAGAGTAAACCCGTGGCATCCGCGCCCCCAAAGTACATTACCGACAATCAGCCGAAGCCTGACAGTCCGATACGCAGGCTGAAACCCGTCGGGAACCAGAAGCCGGGCACTGCAAACGACCTGGACCTGTCCGTCGGGAATACCGTCATGCACGAACGCTTCGGAAAAGGCGAGGTCGTCAGTATGGAAGGTGCGGGTGCGGATAGAAAAGCCGAAATCTGTTTTGATGTGGGTGGAATTAAGAAGTTGTTGTTACGCTTCGCGAAACTCGATGTGATCGGGTAAAAATAAAAACATGATATTCCGATTTTTCCCGGGTACAATCCGTTTTTTACCTGAGATAACGCAATTAATTCGTACCTTAACAACTACTAACCGTTGCTTGCAAACCACCCGCTGCAACTGTCAACTGTAATGATATGAGCCAATTTATCAAAATCTACCCCGAAAATCCCAATGAGGCAGCCATCGCAAAAGTCGTAAAGGTGCTGCGAGAAGGCGGATTGGTAATTTACCCTACGGATACTGTGTACGGACTTGGCTGTGATATTACCAATTCCAAAGCGCTCGAACGCATCGCCAAGATAAAGGGGATTAAGCTCGAGAAGGCGAACTTTTCTTTTGTATGTTATGATTTGAGCAACCTGTCTGATTATGTAAAGCAGATCGACACTAGCACTTTCAAATTGCTGAAACGCGCGCTTCCCGGACCGTATACCTTCATTCTCCCGGGAAATAACAATCTTCCAAAGGAGTTTAAGAATAAGAATACTGTGGGGATAAGGGTGCCCGACAATGCAATTGCACGCTGCCTCGTTGAAAAATTAGGGAATCCGATTATTTCCACTTCCATCCACGACGATGACGAAGTCCTGGAATATTCCACCGATCCTGAGCTGATTTTCGAGAAATGGCAAAATCTTGTAGATATCGTTATTGATGGCGGTTATGGCGACAATCTCGCTTCTACAATCATTGATTTGTCAGGACACGAACCTGTCGTAGTAAGGGAAGGAAAAGGAAGCCTCGATATACTTTAGGAAATAAGCCTCGTGACATTTTTCGAATCGCTGTGATCCGTCCATTTGACTGGACATTATGCGCCTTTCCTGTCGTTATACACTTCCCTGGAAATTTCCCCGATTAAAGCGGAAAGGGCTTTGGTGTCTTTGCCTTTGGTCATTACTGTGAGCAGGTACGATTTGCCATCAACGTAGATGATGGCCGATTCATGAAGCTGGATCTGATCGACACTGCCCGCTTCCCCAAACTTATGCACCAGTTTGACTCCGGCAGGAAGGCCTTTGGCAATCCCATCCTTAAACTCACATTCGCTGAGCAGCTCTGCTGCATATTCGGAGTTCTTCGCAGACAGGTAATTGGCATTGTAAATCGACCTCATGAACAGCGAATATTGGGAGGCGTTGAAATAATAATGCTGCGCATACATATTGGGTACTTCAAGACCGATGTCAGCGAACATTTTTTGTAAAATTTCAGGCTTCATGTACGTTTCCAACAGCGCCGTGGCGTTGTTATCGGAATATCGGATCATGTACTCAAGCAATTCCTTAATGGTGTAATTGTGGCCAAGCTGTATCGATTTGTCCGAATACATTACGTGCTTGTTGATATCAAATACCTTATTGTAGGCGACCAGCTTATTGAGGAAACCCGGACTTTCTTCGGACATTTTCAGGATGGCCATCATTACCGGCACCTTAAACAAAGAACCGGGCTCATAGGCCTCATTTCCGTTGATGTCTATCCATTCCCTGTTTGACCTGAGGTAGACCGATGCGTTGATGACCCCATTGTTTGTCTTATACTGCTCGATGATGCCGGTCAGTTTGGATTTGATCGGTTGCAGGCTTTCCGATTCGCAATCGCCGTCAACAAACATAATCGGTTTGATGAATTTGTAGCCCTCAAGCCTTTTAATATTATAGTTGCACGCATAGCCGGCAATAGCCGTCTCGTCTTTTTTATCGTTTTTTCCGCCGATATAGCCACTGGCCAGAAAGGTCAGGCCGGCTACAATCACCGACATAACCAGTATATGCCATACTGAATATTTTTTTGTGGAAGGATTCGTCATTTTTGTTTGTTCGGTTTTTTTGGTTGGCAAATGTAACTCAAGATTGCCCATCGCCCGTGCCGCGAAACGTGAAATATTACTTACTTTTTTGTTAAAGTTTCACTGGTGCAACCATAAGATATAACCTACTATAACAGGTGAAAATGAAAATACCCTACCATGATTTTCAATATGCGAAAAAAAAATCCCAACCTGTTAAAGTTGGGATTTGGTGCGATGTATCATATTGAAAATCAGATTATTTCTGCGCTTTCATTTCTTTTTCGATCATTTCATAAAACTGGTCGATCTTCGGAAGTACGATAATCCTTGTTCTCCTGTTTGTGGCGCGGTTTTCTGCATTGCTGTTATCTACCAGCGGAATGAATTCGCTGCGTCCGGCTGCAATCAGCTGCGCAGGGTTCACCTTAAGGTCCTTAGTCAACACCCTTACGATAGACGTTGCGCGCTTCACGCTCAGATCCCAGTTGTCAAGCAGGGTACCGTTGCTGATAAACGGAACATTGTCGGTGTGCCCTTCAACCATACATTCGAAGTCAGGCTTGCTGTTGATTACTTTGGCCACTTTAGCCAGGATTTCTTTCGCCCTGTCGCTGACCATGT
The nucleotide sequence above comes from Flavobacterium magnum. Encoded proteins:
- a CDS encoding serine hydrolase, giving the protein MTNPSTKKYSVWHILVMSVIVAGLTFLASGYIGGKNDKKDETAIAGYACNYNIKRLEGYKFIKPIMFVDGDCESESLQPIKSKLTGIIEQYKTNNGVINASVYLRSNREWIDINGNEAYEPGSLFKVPVMMAILKMSEESPGFLNKLVAYNKVFDINKHVMYSDKSIQLGHNYTIKELLEYMIRYSDNNATALLETYMKPEILQKMFADIGLEVPNMYAQHYYFNASQYSLFMRSIYNANYLSAKNSEYAAELLSECEFKDGIAKGLPAGVKLVHKFGEAGSVDQIQLHESAIIYVDGKSYLLTVMTKGKDTKALSALIGEISREVYNDRKGA
- a CDS encoding M2 family metallopeptidase, which produces MKKILLFLLAAAVFSCKNDKASPELQKEVQTYLDGYNKEYQRLNVLVNETSWQMQIHIVEGDSTNAVANNKAQEEYARFTGSSSNINTAKKFLEHPEELTALQLKQLKSILYKAANNPETLKDVVTARIKAETRQTENLFGFDFKMDGKSVSANDIDAVLSDETNLAKRRKAWEASKEVGKGLKPGLAKLRDLRNQTVQGLGYKDFFDYQVSDYGMTTDEMLAMLKQFNKDLYPLFRELHTYARYEYAKKYGVKNVPDMLPADWLPNRWGQDWSSLVDVKGVDLDAAVKPKGAEWIVKQGERFYVSIGFPELPKTFWDKSDLYPAPAGAAYKKNNHASAWHMDLDKDVRSLMSVEPNSEWYETSHHELGHIYYYLSYSTPEVPYLLREGANRAYHEALGSLMGMAAMQKPFMENLGLIPKGTKSDEMQTLLKEALNYVVFIPFSTGTMSMFEHDLYANNLPADQFNKRWWELAAQYQGIVPPTERGEEFCDAATKTHINDDAAQYYDYALSYILLFQIHDHIAKNILHQDPHATNYYGNKEVGKFIQDIMKSGATGDWRKLLREKTGTDLSAKAMLEYFSPLMDYLKEANKGRKYTMPALK
- a CDS encoding ATP-dependent helicase, which encodes MQHHISQLNEAQQQPVLHKDGPMIIIAGAGSGKTRVLTIRIAYLMSQGVDAFNILALTFTNKAAREMKKRISDIVGSTEAKNLWMGTFHSVFARILRAEADKLGYPSNFTIYDTQDSVRLISAIIKEMQLDKDIYKPKQVFGRISSYKNSLITVKAYFNDPELQEADAMSKKPRMGEIYQNYVDRCFKAGAMDFDDLLLKTNELLNRFPDVLLKYQHRFKYILVDEYQDTNHSQYLIVRALSDRFQNICVVGDDAQSIYAFRGANINNILNFQKDYEGVKTYRLEQNYRSSKNIVEAANSIIDKNKVKLDKIVWTANDDGPPIKVHRSMTDGEEGRFVASTIFETKMQKQLMNNQFAILYRTNAQSRAMEDALRKRDIPYRIYGGLSFYQRKEIKDVLCYLRLVLNPKDEEALIRVINYPARGIGDTTIEKLTIAANHYKRSIFEVMQHIDKIDLKLNSGTKNKLQDFVTMIRSFQVLNETHDAFFMADHVTKKTGLVQELKKDATPEGIARIENIEELLNGMKDFIEGQKEIDGARGSLSEFMEDVALATDLDNDPGDDDRVALMTIHLAKGLEFPYVFIVGMEEDLFPSAMSMSTRSELEEERRLFYVALTRAEHQAYLTYAQSRYRWGKLSDSEPSRFIDEIDGQYLEYLTPEESNYRYRPMIDIDIFGDVDKSKLRQSKPVASAPPKYITDNQPKPDSPIRRLKPVGNQKPGTANDLDLSVGNTVMHERFGKGEVVSMEGAGADRKAEICFDVGGIKKLLLRFAKLDVIG
- a CDS encoding VOC family protein, whose translation is MALINPHINFNGNAEEAFQFYKAAFGGEFANVVRFKDFPNPDFPVPAGEENKIMHIALTIGPNVLMGNDVPSFMGKTNERENRSKISIGAESKEEADRLFEALSEGGEVEMPIMDSPWGSYFGMFRDKYGIEWMIDYDARHQGKV
- a CDS encoding SRPBCC family protein, translated to MKNFQTDFTVDKESNKIHVKRTFAAPVSTVWKAWTTSEILDQWWAPKPYRAQTKSMDFREGGSWFYSMLGPQGDEHRCRADYKTVEVEKSFTGLDAFCDENWNTNHDFPRTDWHVTFRPEGNHTFINVTLTYEKPEDLEMIMSMGFKEGFTAALTNLDALLQQ
- a CDS encoding ArsR/SmtB family transcription factor, with translation MDTRRDTFQAIADPTRRAILLLIASQAMTPNAIAEHFQSSRQAVSKHIRILSECELLRQQQSGREIYYQLNPSKMKEIDAWLQKFREIWQDRFNELDKILLTMNTK
- a CDS encoding L-threonylcarbamoyladenylate synthase; amino-acid sequence: MSQFIKIYPENPNEAAIAKVVKVLREGGLVIYPTDTVYGLGCDITNSKALERIAKIKGIKLEKANFSFVCYDLSNLSDYVKQIDTSTFKLLKRALPGPYTFILPGNNNLPKEFKNKNTVGIRVPDNAIARCLVEKLGNPIISTSIHDDDEVLEYSTDPELIFEKWQNLVDIVIDGGYGDNLASTIIDLSGHEPVVVREGKGSLDIL